One window of Branchiostoma lanceolatum isolate klBraLanc5 chromosome 8, klBraLanc5.hap2, whole genome shotgun sequence genomic DNA carries:
- the LOC136440854 gene encoding guanine nucleotide-binding protein G(o) subunit alpha-like, with protein sequence MGACLSLDSEERKARIRSDEIDRQLQYMAKEDSSIIKILLLGAGESGKSTLVKQMKIIHSQGFSQEELNSFKPTLMDNLLSTMKFVLSGMGLLRINLSNPNNKIHAQTVLSSRRGFGEDLIMFPFVTHALRCLWSDQGVRLAVARGYEYELNDSALYLFENMDRICHEKFQPNSEDVIRARVRTTGILETEFAISGIMFRMFDVGGQRSERRKWIQCFDDVKAILFVTALSGYDMTLLEDSNVNRLEESLRLFSSICNNLFFKDTSMILFMNKVDLFQEKILNSGRHLRYYFPSYTGADCDVDSAARFIQHMFQGCNKNPSKVIYPHFTTATDTSNIQVVFQVVMDTIIRENLEAASLL encoded by the exons ATGGGGGCCTGTTTGAGCCTGGACTCTGAAGAGAGGAAAGCTCGGATAAGAAGCGATGAGATCGACAGACAACTTCAGTACATGGCCAAGGAAGACAGCTCTATTATCAAGATCTTACTACTCG gtGCTGGGGAGAGTGGGAAGAGCACCTTGGTGAAACAGATGAAGATCATACACAGCCAGGGATTTTCTCAAGAGGAGCTGAACAGTTTTAAG CCCACTTTAATGGACAACTTGCTGAGTACCATGAAGTTTGTACTGAGTGGCATGGGACTGCTCCGGATCAACCTGTCCAACCCAAACAACAAG ATCCATGCACAGACAGTCCTGTCGTCCAGACGAGGGTTTGGGGAGGACCTGATCATGTTTCCGTTTGTGACCCACGCCCTGCGGTGTCTGTGGAGCGACCAGGGAGTCAGGCTGGCGGTGGCCAGGGGCTACGAGTACGAACTCAACGACTCAGCGCTgta CTTGTTTGAGAACATGGACAGGATATGCCATGAGAAGTTCCAGCCCAATTCAGAAGATGTGATACGGGCCCGAGTCAGAACAACAGGCATCCTGGAGACAGAGTTTGCCATCAGTGGCATCATGTTTAG GATGTTTGATgtgggaggtcagaggtcggaGAGAAGAAAGTGGATCCAGTGCTTCGATGATGTCAAAGCCATCCTGTTTGTCACAGCATTAAGTGGTTATGACATGACGTTACTGGAGGATTCCAATGTA AATCGACTTGAGGAGAGTTTGAGACTGTTCAGCTCAATTTGCAACAATCTCTTCTTCAAAGACACCTCCATG ATCTTGTTCATGAACAAAGTAGACCTGTTCCAGGAGAAGATTCTCAACTCAGGAAGACACCTCAGATATTACTTCCCTTCTTATACAG GTGCAGACTGTGATGTGGACTCTGCTGCTCGATTCATCCAACACATGTTCCAGGGCTGCAACAAGAACCCCTCCAAGGTCATCTACCCTCACTTCACCACGGCAACCGACACCAGCAACATCCAGGTCGTGTTCCAGGTCGTCATGGATACCATCATCAGGGAGAACCTGGAGGCCGCCTCGCTCTTGTAG
- the LOC136440257 gene encoding 5'(3')-deoxyribonucleotidase, cytosolic type-like → MQNIHQRACRNLVKHFKLYKDVFSSQQGRLLRETTVQRRTFSGKKMAPRNSPRNLRVLLDMDGVLADFEGQFLKRFREKYPHEPFVPLEERSGFYVTKQYYDLGQDIGTKAFSIYEEKGFFLDLQPIEGALEAAREMAEMEGVDVYICTSPIKKYTHCVVEKYQWLDKHLDKEWMERMILTRDKTVINGDLLIDDKPNITGGMNPPMWQHVLFTSWHNRDVVPQGSQIRLDGWLPHSNWRDILEQKRQEISDH, encoded by the exons ATGCAAAATATACATCAAAGAGCCTGTAGAAACTTAGTAAAGCacttcaaactttacaaagaCGTTTTCAGCTCACAACAGGGACGACTTCTTCGAGAAACGACCGTCCAAAGACGAACTTTCTCTGGTAAGAAGATGGCACCAAGAAACTCTCCAAGGAACCTCCGTGtgctcttggacatggacgggGTTCTGGCAGACTTCGAGGGACAGTTTCTCAAGAGGTTTCGTGAGAAATACCCTCATGAGCCTTTCGTTCCCCTGGAGGAAAGATCTGGCTTTTACGTTACAAAACAATACTACGACCTAGGACAGGATATTGGG ACCAAAGCATTCAGTATCTACGAAGAAAAAGGTTTCTTCCTCGACCTGCAACCCATAGAAGGAGCACTAGAAGCTGCCAGAGAGATGGCAGAAATGGAGGG AGTTGATGTGTATATTTGCACAAGCCCCATCAAGAAGTATACACATTGTGTTGTAGAAAAG TATCAGTGGCTGGACAAGCACCTGGATAAGGAATGGATGGAGAGAATGATTCTAACGAGGGACAAAACTGTAATCAACGGTGATCTTCTCATTGACGACAAACCCAATATTACAG GGGGAATGAATCCTCCCATGTGGCAACATGTCCTGTTCACCTCCTGGCACAACAGAGACGTTGTTCCACAGGGAAGTCAGATCAGGCTGGACGGCTGGCTACCTCACAGCAACTGGAGGGACATCCTGGAACAGAAGAGACAAGAAATATCAGATCATTAG
- the LOC136440213 gene encoding COP9 signalosome complex subunit 3-like, whose product MASPLEQFVNQVRALSGSGNLRELCDLINKSGDILQKNAPNLDTALGALDVQEHSLGVLAILCVKFTISPLPDFEALFAQVELFIAACNGEQIRFATDSFANLCHQFTHALVERKMSIRGINPLCHAIQKVQLHPAQLTSVHGDLCQLCLLSKCMKPALPFMDTDITDISKESGAFDTKHFLSYYYYGGMIYTALKNYDRALYFFEVAVTTPAMAVSHIMLESYKKYVLVSLILHGKVLQLPKYTSQVVTRFIKPLSQSYHDLVTAYNTNNPQELRSMVDKHRDVFQRENTYGLVKQCLASIYKKNIQRLTKTFLTLSLADMANRVQLSGPKEAEKYVLEMIEDGEIYATIDQKEGMVNFRDNPEKYDNPAMLQYLDEEMKKCMGLDEQLRKMDQEIAVNPQYVQKSMGIQDDDLGGSSMGSKMSGYNL is encoded by the exons ATGGCCTCCCCACTCGAGCAATTTGTCAACCAAGTTCGTGCTCTTTCTGGTTCTG GTAACCTACGTGAGCTGTGTGACCTGATTAACAAGAGTGGAGACATCCTACAGAAGAATGCTCCTAACCTGGACACAGCCCTGGGGGCACTGGACGTACAGGAACACTCACTAGGTGTACTTGCTATCCT GTGTGTGAAGTTCACCATCTCCCCCCTGCCAGACTTCGAGGCGCTGTTTGCACAAGTGGAGCTGTTCATCGCAGCCTGTAACGGGGAGCAGATCAGATTCGCCACGGACAGCT ttgccaaCTTGTGTCATCAGTTCACCCATGCTCTAGTGGAGAGAAAGATGTCCATCCGGGGCATTAACCCCCTCTGTCACGCCATCCAGAAAGTGCAGCTTCACCCAGCACAGCTCACTTCTGTACATGGAGACCTCTGCCAG CTGTGTCTCCTGTCCAAGTGTATGAAGCCTGCCCTGCCATTCATGGATACAGACATCACTGATATAAGTAAAGAG TCTGGAGCTTTTGACACCAAACATTTCCTGAGCTACTACTACTACGGAGGGATGATCTACACTGCACTGAAGAACTATGACAGGGCACTGTACTTCTTTGAAGTG GCTGTGACCACCCCAGCCATGGCCGTCAGCCACATCATGTTGGAGTCTTACAAGAAATATGTCTTAGTTTCCCTCATCCTGCATGGGAAG GTGCTGCAGCTGCCCAAGTACACGTCACAGGTGGTCACCAGGTTCATCAAG CCTCTGAGCCAGTCCTACCATGATCTGGTGACTGCCTACAACACTAACAACCCACAGGAGCTGCGGTCTATGGTCGACAAGCACAGGGATGTCTTCCAAAGG GAGAACACCTATGGCCTGGTCAAGCAATGTCTGGCCTCTatttacaagaaaaatatccagaGACTGACCAAG acATTTCTGACCCTGTCCCTGGCTGACATGGCTAACAGAGTACAGTTGTCTGGACCCAAGGAAGCTGAGAAATATGTCTTAGAGATG ATTGAGGATGGAGAAATCTATGCCACGATTGACCAGAAGGAAGGAATGGTGAACTTTCGAGACAACCCTGAAAAGTATGACAACCCTGccatgctgcagtacctggatGAAGAG ATGAAAAAGTGCATGGGTCTTGACGAGCAGCTGAGAAAGATGGATCAAGAGATTGCAGTGAACCCACAGTATGTACAAAAG AGTATGGGAATTCAGGATGATGACCTGGGAGGCAGCAGCATGGGGAGCAAGATGAGTGGctacaacttatga
- the LOC136440215 gene encoding active regulator of SIRT1-like: MSASLVRKALDLFKDDLIEDSKAGTKGKKKAHPLQNPTELISTNRRGVRKQLKRLQRGRRRETLTVKDKVTVSAIEQYKRQKKEDHTLDNLRYIRSFKTKVNRDVGEKILEHRRGRLAKDQPKKKRKTKETTVFSEEDFLKFEAEYIGGKK, translated from the exons ATGTCGGCATCGCTCGTCAGGAAGGCGTTGGACCTGTTTAAGGATGATCTTATCGAAG ATAGCAAAGCAGGGACGAAAGGGAAGAAGAAGGCTCATCCGCTACAGAACCCAACAGAACTGATCAGCACCAACAGGAGAGGAGTGAGGAAACAGCTGAAGAGACTACAGAGAGGCCGGAGGAGAGAGACTCTGACTGTAAAGGATAAAGTCACTGTGTCTGCTATAG AACAATATAAAAGACAGAAGAAGGAAGACCACACCTTAGACAACCTGAGGTACATCAGAAGTTTTAAGACAAAAGTCAACAGAGATGTTGGAGAGAAG ATATTAGAACATCGGCGGGGCAGACTAGCCAAGGACCaaccaaagaagaagagaaagacgAAGGAAACAACTGTCTTCTCAGAAGAAGATTTCTTAAAGTTTGAAGCAGAGTACATAGgaggaaaaaaataa